One Tenuifilum sp. 4138str genomic region harbors:
- a CDS encoding endonuclease/exonuclease/phosphatase family protein, translating into MLIVRLIHRILVGVNVLFALLLVLTYVSVYINPEDFWFAALYGLLYPFFLIVNLLFLFYWIFRWRKLVFISLAAILLGVSHFNGFIRFPYGSAAKGSNPDLRVMTYNVNLFRLYSWSKLKPSYSDILTHIKDNDFDVVCLQEFYLREGKLSHLDVEQMSGMKVYSSFILRRPSSAYGLAILTNQPVVSVGEISFPNSFNACMYVDIVKGTDTIRVYNLHLQSTRLKERNFNFLLRNEFKLDSKNYDELKDLLSRLGVAFTKRARQVNMVVEHMRTCRYPIIICGDFNDSPVSYTYHTLTASLHDTFKDAGSGVVVTFSGLWPSYRIDYVLRSRQFRTVTYQSPRLRYSDHFPVIVELQLQ; encoded by the coding sequence ATGCTCATTGTAAGGCTAATCCATCGGATTTTGGTGGGGGTAAATGTACTTTTTGCCCTCTTGCTGGTGCTTACCTATGTGAGCGTTTACATTAACCCTGAAGATTTTTGGTTTGCTGCGCTATACGGATTGCTTTACCCTTTCTTTCTGATAGTAAACCTACTTTTTCTTTTTTACTGGATTTTTCGGTGGCGAAAGTTAGTTTTCATTTCACTTGCAGCCATTCTGCTTGGCGTTAGCCATTTCAATGGCTTTATTCGCTTTCCGTATGGGAGTGCTGCAAAGGGTTCCAATCCTGATTTAAGGGTGATGACTTACAATGTAAACCTTTTCAGGCTTTACTCGTGGTCAAAGCTAAAACCCTCATATTCCGATATACTAACTCATATTAAGGACAACGACTTTGATGTGGTTTGCCTGCAGGAGTTTTACCTTAGGGAGGGCAAACTGAGCCATCTTGATGTTGAGCAGATGTCAGGGATGAAGGTTTATTCCTCATTCATACTTAGGCGGCCATCGTCGGCTTACGGCTTGGCCATTTTAACCAATCAACCTGTTGTGAGTGTGGGCGAAATATCGTTTCCTAATTCTTTTAACGCATGTATGTATGTCGATATAGTTAAGGGAACCGATACCATTAGGGTTTACAACCTTCATCTGCAATCTACCCGATTAAAGGAGCGTAACTTTAATTTTTTGCTTCGTAATGAGTTTAAGCTCGATAGCAAGAACTACGATGAGCTAAAGGATTTACTCAGCCGATTAGGCGTTGCCTTTACAAAGCGGGCCCGCCAGGTGAATATGGTGGTTGAACACATGCGTACTTGCCGTTATCCCATTATTATTTGCGGCGACTTTAACGATTCGCCCGTATCGTACACCTATCACACCCTAACGGCTTCCCTACACGATACATTTAAAGATGCAGGTAGCGGGGTTGTGGTCACCTTCAGCGGCCTGTGGCCCTCGTATCGAATCGATTATGTCTTACGGAGCAGACAGTTCCGAACCGTAACCTACCAAAGCCCACGACTGAGGTACTCTGACCATTTCCCGGTTATTGTTGAACTGCAACTACAGTGA
- a CDS encoding pyridoxal-phosphate dependent enzyme encodes MATQEITIPSHLDIENAFNLIGKHINSTPVLTSRSVNSILGCNAYLKCENFQRVGAFKFRGATHAIMRLGIDEAQSGVITHSSGNHAAALALAARQKGIPAYIVMPENAPEIKKKAVAGYGGIITFCPPTQTDREQTMLRIKSQTGATFIHPYDNFNVVCGQGTAALELMQQQPDIDMVIAPVGGGGLLSGTAAFIKGRFPHVKVYGAEPKNADDAYRSLRDHTIYPSVKPQTIADGLLTSLSPLTYTILSQHCDGILTVSEQSIIEAMRMVWERMKIIIEPSSAVPVAAIMENAQLFRNKRVGVIISGGNVDLNHLPWQG; translated from the coding sequence ATGGCAACACAGGAAATAACCATTCCAAGCCATTTAGACATTGAAAATGCTTTTAACCTTATTGGGAAACACATAAACAGTACACCGGTACTAACATCCAGGAGTGTAAACTCCATTTTAGGCTGCAACGCTTACCTTAAATGCGAAAACTTTCAGCGGGTAGGAGCCTTTAAGTTCCGTGGAGCCACCCATGCCATTATGCGTTTAGGTATCGATGAGGCCCAAAGCGGTGTTATTACCCACAGCTCAGGCAACCATGCTGCAGCGTTGGCATTGGCTGCACGGCAAAAGGGAATTCCGGCATACATTGTTATGCCTGAAAATGCTCCCGAAATCAAAAAGAAAGCCGTTGCGGGGTATGGTGGGATTATCACCTTTTGCCCGCCAACGCAAACCGATAGGGAGCAAACCATGCTCCGCATAAAATCCCAAACCGGTGCCACATTCATTCATCCCTACGATAACTTTAACGTGGTGTGTGGACAAGGAACAGCCGCGCTGGAGCTTATGCAGCAGCAGCCCGATATCGATATGGTTATTGCGCCTGTTGGCGGTGGCGGGTTACTTAGCGGAACTGCTGCATTTATCAAAGGTCGGTTCCCGCATGTTAAGGTTTATGGCGCTGAGCCAAAGAATGCCGACGATGCCTACCGCTCGCTCCGCGACCATACCATTTACCCCTCGGTAAAACCCCAAACCATAGCCGATGGATTACTCACATCGCTTTCGCCCCTAACCTACACCATTCTAAGCCAGCACTGCGACGGTATACTCACAGTTTCAGAACAATCAATTATTGAGGCCATGCGCATGGTGTGGGAGCGCATGAAGATTATTATTGAGCCATCGTCGGCTGTGCCGGTGGCGGCTATCATGGAGAATGCTCAACTTTTCCGCAACAAACGTGTTGGCGTAATAATTTCAGGGGGTAATGTGGATTTAAACCATCTGCCCTGGCAAGGCTAA
- a CDS encoding sulfite exporter TauE/SafE family protein: MTDLILIFLIAFIAATVSGAAGFGGALLLLPVLTGIVGVKAAVPILTIGQIFGNASRIWFGRKDLKWKPILLFLLTAIPLTIFGSFLFTDIDSKNIKIGIGGFLILLVIYRRANVKKIVLGEKGMLIGGGLTGFLSGLAGSAGPLGAAFFLGLNLTATAYIASEAFTALTMHLTKTIVYNKYALVGQTELYYGLFIGIAMILGSWLGKKIIENLSREKFIILVEILLIISGLQMIITALG, from the coding sequence ATGACCGATTTAATCCTGATATTTTTGATAGCGTTTATAGCAGCGACAGTTTCTGGAGCGGCTGGATTTGGTGGGGCATTACTATTGCTTCCTGTATTGACTGGAATTGTAGGGGTTAAAGCAGCCGTTCCGATTCTAACTATTGGACAGATTTTTGGAAACGCCTCAAGAATATGGTTCGGCAGAAAAGATTTAAAATGGAAACCGATACTTTTGTTCTTGCTGACAGCGATTCCATTAACAATTTTCGGGAGCTTTCTGTTTACGGACATTGACAGCAAAAACATAAAAATAGGGATTGGTGGATTTTTGATATTGTTGGTCATTTATCGAAGGGCTAATGTAAAAAAAATCGTTCTGGGAGAAAAAGGAATGCTCATTGGTGGCGGATTGACTGGATTTCTTTCTGGATTGGCAGGGAGTGCCGGACCGCTTGGAGCAGCTTTCTTCCTTGGATTAAACCTGACCGCAACAGCCTACATTGCAAGCGAAGCGTTTACCGCTTTGACCATGCACCTGACCAAGACAATAGTATATAATAAATACGCATTAGTAGGGCAAACTGAATTATATTACGGACTATTCATCGGGATTGCAATGATCTTAGGGAGTTGGTTAGGCAAGAAAATTATTGAGAATTTATCGAGAGAAAAATTTATAATTTTAGTAGAGATTTTACTGATTATATCTGGATTACAAATGATTATTACCGCACTGGGATAA
- a CDS encoding heavy-metal-associated domain-containing protein gives MKTKVLSLVCMFLLGTSMVFAQAKTEKFEVKGNCGMCKSRIEKAANSVDGVTKADWVQETKMLTVAFDSTKTTVHKVQMAIAKVGHDTPMHKASDEVYNSLPGCCKYDRTVAKKESTGHEGHKH, from the coding sequence ATGAAAACAAAAGTTTTAAGTTTAGTATGTATGTTCCTTTTAGGAACAAGTATGGTATTTGCACAGGCAAAAACCGAAAAATTTGAAGTAAAGGGAAATTGTGGCATGTGCAAGTCCCGCATTGAGAAAGCGGCAAATTCAGTTGACGGTGTTACCAAAGCCGACTGGGTGCAAGAAACAAAAATGCTTACAGTAGCATTTGATTCAACAAAAACAACTGTGCATAAAGTTCAAATGGCTATTGCTAAAGTTGGTCATGATACACCCATGCATAAAGCCTCTGATGAAGTGTATAATTCACTTCCTGGATGCTGCAAATATGACCGTACCGTAGCAAAGAAAGAAAGTACAGGTCATGAAGGACATAAGCACTAA